In Nitrospira sp., the following proteins share a genomic window:
- a CDS encoding glycogen debranching protein — MKLDQGTCQNFEQALSLEWLETNGRGGFASGTVAGPNTRRYHALLLVARNPPVDRVVLVNHLEEQFLIGKETHALSTNCYPGAVHPGGYRRCIGFSLAPWPTWTYDVGAGQIVREIFCPHGRDLVVVRWQLVGAHGCTAALMVRPMLSGRDYHSTHHENQSLWPGVCGTNPILWQPYDGVPAIRAFFSGTYCHAPAWHRRVQLPIEQERGLDGEEDWWSPGEFTMELMPGHPVGLVLTTELLEAVEPETLMHEERRRRRQRAETMQDHDPLTRALWTAADAFLSDRGRQKTVIAGYPWFTDWGRDTFISLPGLCLVTRRYDVARQIITAFAAHISQGMIPNRFPDVGETPEYNTIDASLWFVHAVGRYLDATTDHATARDVVWPAVRAILDGYRQGTRYNIRMDEDGLITGGAPTVQLTWMDAKVGDWVVTPRCGKPVEIQALWVRALMVGKELAEKFGDTLFAKRCDEDRIKAIKSFRARFWYEPGGYLYDVVDGEGGDDASLRPNQIYAVCLPGELLETKQAKRVVEVVQEHLLTPVGLRTLAPSDPRYCARYEGTVHSRDGAYHQGTVWPFLLGVFITAWVRVQGGTPEARQQARGLLSGLEQHLNEAGLGQVSETFDADSPHLPRGCFAQAWSVAEPLRALIEDLTVSQSGGELPAHGERVLNK; from the coding sequence ATGAAACTTGATCAAGGCACCTGCCAAAACTTTGAGCAAGCACTGAGTCTTGAATGGCTGGAGACGAACGGGCGAGGCGGGTTTGCGTCCGGAACGGTGGCCGGCCCCAACACCCGTCGCTACCACGCGCTTTTATTGGTCGCGCGCAACCCGCCGGTGGACCGGGTCGTCCTCGTCAATCATCTCGAAGAGCAGTTCTTAATCGGCAAAGAGACGCACGCGCTCTCGACCAATTGCTATCCCGGCGCGGTCCATCCGGGCGGGTACCGGCGCTGCATCGGTTTTTCGCTCGCCCCCTGGCCGACCTGGACCTATGACGTCGGCGCTGGACAAATCGTGCGCGAAATCTTTTGCCCGCATGGCCGCGACCTGGTCGTCGTGCGCTGGCAGCTGGTGGGGGCGCACGGCTGCACCGCCGCGCTCATGGTGCGTCCCATGCTGTCGGGTCGCGACTACCACAGCACGCACCACGAGAATCAAAGCCTCTGGCCGGGGGTGTGTGGCACCAATCCGATCCTGTGGCAGCCCTATGACGGCGTGCCGGCGATCCGGGCCTTCTTCAGCGGAACCTATTGCCACGCGCCTGCTTGGCACCGCCGCGTCCAACTGCCGATCGAGCAGGAGCGTGGACTAGACGGTGAGGAAGACTGGTGGTCGCCCGGTGAGTTCACAATGGAACTGATGCCAGGTCATCCGGTCGGGCTCGTGCTGACGACAGAACTGCTTGAAGCGGTCGAGCCGGAAACCCTCATGCATGAGGAACGTCGCCGCCGCAGGCAGCGGGCCGAGACCATGCAGGATCACGATCCTTTAACCCGCGCGCTCTGGACCGCAGCCGACGCCTTTCTCTCAGACCGCGGCCGGCAGAAAACCGTCATCGCCGGCTATCCCTGGTTCACCGATTGGGGGCGGGACACATTCATCTCGCTACCGGGCCTGTGCCTCGTCACCAGGCGCTATGACGTCGCGCGGCAGATTATCACGGCCTTTGCCGCGCATATCTCGCAGGGGATGATCCCCAACCGCTTTCCCGATGTGGGCGAGACGCCGGAGTACAACACGATTGACGCCTCGCTCTGGTTTGTCCATGCCGTCGGCCGGTATCTCGACGCCACAACGGATCATGCCACGGCGCGTGACGTCGTCTGGCCCGCCGTGCGGGCCATTCTCGACGGCTACCGACAGGGCACACGCTATAACATTCGAATGGATGAAGACGGGCTGATCACCGGCGGCGCACCAACGGTGCAGCTCACCTGGATGGACGCTAAGGTGGGCGACTGGGTGGTCACGCCGCGCTGCGGCAAGCCGGTGGAGATTCAGGCCCTCTGGGTGCGCGCGTTAATGGTCGGGAAGGAATTGGCGGAGAAATTCGGCGATACGCTATTTGCCAAGCGGTGTGACGAAGACCGCATCAAGGCTATCAAATCGTTCCGCGCGCGGTTCTGGTACGAGCCGGGCGGCTATCTCTACGATGTGGTTGACGGGGAGGGCGGCGATGATGCCTCACTGCGGCCCAATCAAATCTACGCCGTGTGCTTGCCTGGGGAGCTGCTCGAGACAAAACAGGCGAAGCGCGTTGTGGAGGTTGTGCAGGAACATCTGCTTACGCCGGTCGGCTTGCGCACGCTCGCGCCGAGCGATCCGCGCTACTGTGCTCGCTACGAGGGCACCGTGCACAGCCGCGACGGGGCCTACCATCAGGGCACGGTCTGGCCATTTCTGTTGGGAGTGTTCATAACGGCGTGGGTCCGGGTGCAGGGCGGTACGCCGGAGGCTAGGCAGCAGGCGCGGGGATTGTTGAGCGGGCTCGAGCAGCATCTAAACGAAGCCGGCCTCGGACAGGTGTCGGAGACTTTCGATGCCGATTCGCCACACTTGCCGCGCGGCTGTTTCGCACAGGCCTGGTCGGTGGCCGAGCCCCTGCGCGCGCTCATCGAAGACCTCACCGTATCTCAGTCGGGTGGGGAGCTCCCCGCGCATGGCGAGCGGGTACTCAATAAATGA
- the thiI gene encoding tRNA 4-thiouridine(8) synthase ThiI: MRCVLVHYHELALKGRNRPFFVGKLVRHIRTVLKGLGVVRTEPLQGRIRIVLKDDALWEPIKERLARVFGIANFSLNHGTPLDLTHPDLDELKKLAGQAVQGLPFSTFRISTKRADKRFRLTSMDVERAIGAHVCALTGKKVNLSEPDLSIHIEMLARQTYLSVQKEQGSGGMPTGVSGKVACLISGGIDSPVAAHRMLHRGCKATFVHFHGRPFVSRASEEKVREIVQVLTRYQLYSRLYLVPFGEIQQQIVATAPAPLRVVLYRRLMIRIAQEFAQRDKCWALVTGDSLGQVASQTPENLSVVEEAAQLPILRPLIGMDKSEITDQAQRIGTFDISIEPDQDCCRLFVPPHPSTRSSLVYVRKAERGFDLDALVKQGLDKTELAEFSFPE, from the coding sequence ATGCGCTGCGTTCTCGTCCATTATCACGAATTGGCCCTCAAAGGCCGCAACCGCCCCTTCTTCGTGGGCAAGCTCGTCCGGCACATCCGCACGGTGCTTAAGGGTCTCGGTGTCGTCAGGACAGAGCCGTTGCAGGGCCGGATTCGCATTGTTCTCAAGGACGACGCGCTCTGGGAGCCCATTAAAGAACGCTTGGCGCGCGTATTCGGCATCGCCAACTTTTCGCTCAACCACGGGACGCCGCTCGACCTGACGCATCCTGACTTGGACGAATTGAAAAAACTCGCGGGGCAGGCCGTGCAAGGCTTGCCCTTCTCCACCTTCCGCATATCTACTAAACGCGCGGACAAGCGGTTTCGGCTCACTTCAATGGATGTCGAGCGGGCCATCGGCGCGCATGTCTGCGCCCTCACCGGCAAGAAGGTCAATCTGTCCGAGCCGGACCTGAGCATTCACATCGAAATGCTGGCGCGGCAGACCTATCTCTCGGTACAAAAGGAACAGGGCTCCGGTGGCATGCCGACCGGCGTGAGCGGCAAGGTGGCCTGTTTGATTTCAGGCGGCATTGATTCGCCCGTGGCCGCCCATCGCATGCTGCATCGCGGCTGCAAAGCCACCTTCGTCCATTTTCACGGCCGGCCCTTCGTCAGCCGGGCATCGGAGGAAAAGGTTCGTGAGATTGTCCAGGTTCTTACCCGCTATCAATTGTACTCACGGCTCTATCTTGTACCCTTCGGCGAAATTCAACAGCAGATCGTGGCCACTGCGCCGGCGCCGCTGCGCGTCGTGCTCTACCGCCGCCTGATGATCCGCATCGCCCAGGAATTTGCTCAGCGCGATAAGTGCTGGGCGCTCGTCACCGGCGATAGCCTCGGCCAAGTGGCCTCGCAGACGCCGGAGAATCTCAGCGTTGTGGAAGAGGCCGCCCAGTTGCCGATTTTGCGTCCACTGATCGGCATGGACAAGAGCGAAATCACCGACCAGGCGCAGCGCATCGGCACCTTCGACATTTCCATTGAGCCGGATCAAGACTGCTGCCGGCTGTTCGTCCCGCCGCATCCCAGCACCCGGTCGAGCCTCGTCTATGTCCGCAAGGCCGAACGCGGGTTCGATCTTGATGCGCTCGTTAAACAGGGCCTCGACAAGACCGAGCTCGCCGAATTCTCTTTTCCCGAGTAA
- a CDS encoding dephospho-CoA kinase, with amino-acid sequence MILVGLTGGVACGKSSVARLFQDCGAILIDADSLARMVVEPGKPAFKAVVTAFGKKILSPDGTLKRESLGKIVFASPAKLKKLSAIVHPRVAREQARMTRAVAEQEPQAVVIYDAPVLIEAGAHKRMNKILVVSADEQTQITRLQNRNHLSKTEALRRIKSQMPLKKKIELADYVINGTLSYEQTKHEVQRIYAELKRLA; translated from the coding sequence ATGATTCTAGTCGGACTCACCGGCGGAGTCGCCTGCGGTAAGAGCAGCGTCGCGCGCCTCTTCCAGGACTGCGGTGCGATCCTGATTGATGCGGACAGTCTCGCCCGCATGGTCGTCGAGCCAGGCAAGCCGGCCTTCAAAGCCGTCGTCACGGCTTTTGGAAAGAAAATTCTCTCCCCCGATGGCACATTAAAACGGGAGTCGCTCGGCAAGATCGTCTTCGCCAGTCCAGCCAAGCTCAAAAAACTAAGTGCCATCGTTCATCCGCGCGTCGCCCGAGAACAGGCCAGGATGACCCGCGCGGTCGCCGAGCAGGAACCTCAAGCCGTCGTCATCTATGATGCCCCGGTCCTGATCGAAGCTGGCGCACACAAACGGATGAACAAGATTCTCGTCGTCTCAGCCGATGAACAGACCCAGATCACGCGTCTCCAGAATCGCAATCACCTCTCCAAAACGGAAGCCCTCCGCCGCATCAAGAGCCAGATGCCGCTCAAAAAGAAAATCGAGCTAGCCGACTACGTCATTAACGGTACGCTGTCCTATGAGCAGACGAAGCACGAAGTGCAGCGGATCTACGCTGAACTGAAGCGGCTCGCCTAG
- the queG gene encoding tRNA epoxyqueuosine(34) reductase QueG, producing the protein MAVSLADAIKQEAHALGFDAVGIARVDALPATLSSRLTDWLGRGYHGAMQWMEKTPARRADPRDVLPGCRSLIALGMNYYTGHQADERPGHGRIARYAWGQDYHAVLRDRLEQLEARITALAPEAATRLYVDTGPVMEKAWAQQAGLGWIGKHSNLVSTRYGSWLVLGEVLTTLDLDADEPATDLCGTCTLCLKACPTGAITEPYLVDARRCISYLTIELHKPGDEIPSDLASKLGNRIFGCDDCLDICPYNVHATPTDEPAFQPTPGTLAPRLERLATMKKDEFSTTFRLSPISRSKHAGFLRNIRLAIKNTSVRTT; encoded by the coding sequence ATAGCCGTGTCACTTGCTGACGCAATCAAGCAGGAGGCCCATGCGCTCGGCTTCGATGCCGTCGGGATCGCCCGCGTCGACGCCCTACCCGCTACGCTCTCCTCCCGCCTAACCGACTGGCTGGGCCGCGGCTATCACGGCGCGATGCAGTGGATGGAGAAGACGCCCGCCCGCCGGGCTGATCCCCGCGACGTGCTCCCTGGCTGTCGCTCGCTGATCGCCCTCGGCATGAACTACTACACCGGCCATCAAGCGGACGAACGGCCCGGACACGGCCGTATCGCGCGCTATGCCTGGGGACAGGACTACCACGCGGTGTTGCGCGATCGGCTCGAACAACTGGAGGCACGGATCACGGCTTTGGCGCCGGAGGCCGCCACTCGCTTGTATGTGGATACCGGTCCCGTAATGGAAAAAGCCTGGGCGCAACAGGCCGGCCTCGGCTGGATTGGCAAACATTCCAATCTGGTTTCCACCCGTTACGGCTCCTGGCTCGTGCTGGGTGAAGTGCTGACAACCCTGGACTTGGATGCTGACGAACCGGCGACCGATCTCTGCGGCACCTGCACGCTCTGCCTCAAGGCCTGTCCGACCGGCGCCATCACGGAACCGTATCTCGTTGACGCGCGCCGTTGCATTTCCTACCTGACGATCGAACTACACAAACCCGGCGATGAAATTCCGTCCGACCTGGCATCCAAGCTCGGCAATCGCATCTTCGGCTGCGACGATTGTCTTGATATCTGTCCGTACAACGTTCACGCGACGCCCACGGACGAGCCGGCCTTCCAGCCTACACCGGGGACGCTGGCGCCACGCTTGGAGCGGCTGGCTACGATGAAGAAAGATGAATTTTCAACGACTTTCCGTTTAAGCCCAATCTCACGATCCAAGCACGCCGGGTTTCTTCGGAATATCCGGCTGGCCATCAAAAACACGTCCGTCCGCACAACCTGA
- the trxB gene encoding thioredoxin-disulfide reductase, with the protein MRHVVIIGSGPAGLTAAIYAARANLSPLVIEGLQAGGQLTTTTEVENYPGFSHAIMGPDLMKEMRAQAERFGATFFQGDVTNVDLKKQPFTITLEGEAPIEAAALIIATGASAQYLGLPNERRLLGHGVSACATCDGFFFKNKALVVVGGGDSAMEESMFLTKFASRVHVVHRRDKLRSSKIMQDRAMKNEKISFVWNSSVEDILGDQVVTGVKLKNHVTGKTSELPCAGVFMAIGHKPNTDLFKGQLDLDAKGYILTNNGTATSVPGVFAAGDVQDAKYRQAVTAAGSGCMAAIDAERYLENQGCA; encoded by the coding sequence ATGCGCCACGTCGTCATCATCGGATCGGGGCCGGCCGGCCTCACCGCCGCCATTTACGCGGCACGGGCCAACCTGTCCCCGCTCGTCATCGAGGGCCTACAAGCTGGCGGACAACTCACAACCACGACCGAAGTCGAGAACTATCCGGGCTTCTCCCACGCCATCATGGGGCCCGACCTAATGAAGGAGATGCGCGCGCAGGCAGAACGGTTCGGCGCGACGTTTTTCCAGGGCGATGTGACGAACGTGGACCTCAAGAAACAGCCGTTCACCATTACCCTCGAAGGCGAGGCGCCGATTGAGGCCGCAGCCCTCATCATCGCCACCGGGGCCTCGGCGCAATATCTCGGCCTTCCCAATGAGCGGCGGCTACTCGGGCACGGCGTTTCGGCCTGCGCTACCTGCGACGGATTTTTCTTTAAAAACAAGGCCCTGGTCGTAGTCGGCGGCGGCGACAGCGCGATGGAGGAATCCATGTTTCTGACCAAGTTCGCCTCGCGCGTCCACGTCGTGCACCGGCGGGACAAACTGCGCTCCTCCAAGATCATGCAGGACCGTGCCATGAAGAACGAAAAAATCTCCTTTGTCTGGAATTCATCTGTGGAAGATATCTTAGGCGATCAGGTCGTGACCGGCGTGAAGCTGAAGAATCATGTGACAGGGAAAACGTCAGAACTGCCCTGCGCGGGTGTCTTCATGGCCATTGGCCACAAACCGAACACGGATCTTTTCAAGGGACAGCTCGACCTAGACGCGAAAGGCTATATCCTGACGAACAACGGCACCGCGACGAGCGTGCCGGGTGTCTTTGCCGCGGGCGACGTGCAGGACGCGAAATACCGACAGGCTGTGACCGCCGCTGGCTCCGGCTGCATGGCGGCAATTGACGCCGAGCGATATCTTGAAAACCAAGGTTGCGCTTGA